One genomic window of Thalassolituus hydrocarboniclasticus includes the following:
- a CDS encoding AraC family transcriptional regulator yields the protein MMTMLAQLQVSGDLAGLARCFLEQEGDTRCDLYAYLQGFSADSRISFSQWWELLERLQQRYPQRHIGLELGQLVRPEFVGVLGYLLLSSETVADALQGFQRYQRLLHDGDRATASLQDGCLRLSWSTDYGPSSRLSDEVLVVGMLTFIRQMTARADLSPQVVHFSFAEPADTEPYRQTLGCEVLFQQAQTAILIRPEYLALPVNNHNAGLKQLLEQQAQALMDVLPQSESFVQSLRTALLKALQSGEPTSRTVARLLHLSERTLFRRLEEYQLAFKEVLAQTRMQLAKEYLSEGRLTHSEIALLLGYSEQSAFSRAFKRESGLSPRQWLHRS from the coding sequence ATGATGACAATGCTGGCGCAGCTGCAGGTCAGTGGTGATCTGGCAGGTCTGGCGCGTTGCTTTCTTGAACAGGAGGGCGATACCCGCTGCGACTTATATGCCTATCTGCAGGGCTTTTCGGCCGACAGTCGCATCAGCTTCAGCCAGTGGTGGGAACTGCTTGAGCGTTTGCAGCAGCGTTATCCGCAGCGTCATATTGGTCTGGAGCTGGGGCAGCTGGTGCGGCCGGAGTTTGTCGGCGTACTGGGTTATTTGTTGCTGTCGAGTGAAACGGTGGCTGACGCTCTGCAGGGTTTTCAGCGTTATCAGCGGCTGCTGCACGATGGCGACCGGGCAACAGCCAGCCTGCAGGATGGTTGTCTGCGTCTGAGCTGGAGTACCGACTACGGCCCGTCGTCGCGCTTGTCGGATGAGGTGCTGGTGGTGGGGATGCTGACCTTTATCCGTCAGATGACAGCGCGGGCCGATTTAAGCCCGCAGGTGGTGCATTTTTCTTTTGCCGAGCCGGCCGATACTGAACCCTATCGCCAGACGCTGGGCTGTGAGGTGCTGTTTCAGCAGGCGCAAACCGCCATTCTGATCCGACCGGAATATCTGGCGTTGCCGGTCAATAACCACAATGCCGGCTTAAAGCAATTGCTGGAGCAGCAGGCTCAGGCATTAATGGATGTGCTGCCGCAGAGCGAAAGCTTTGTGCAGAGCCTGCGTACCGCACTGCTGAAAGCCTTACAGAGTGGCGAACCAACCTCGCGTACAGTTGCGCGCTTGCTGCATCTTTCCGAGCGCACATTATTCCGTCGTCTGGAAGAGTACCAGCTGGCCTTTAAAGAGGTGCTGGCGCAAACGCGTATGCAGCTGGCGAAAGAATATCTGAGTGAAGGTCGCCTGACCCACAGCGAAATTGCGTTGCTGCTGGGCTATTCCGAGCAGAGCGCCTTCAGCCGGGCGTTTAAGCGTGAAAGCGGATTATCGCCGCGCCAGTGGCTGCACCGGAGCTGA
- a CDS encoding sterol desaturase family protein codes for MQDVLHALFFVVAFGGLFLGVMLAEYWYARRQGKTGIYHARETLANLTTGFSYKLVDGIAIALFIQAFYLWVYDYGLQWNPELSVLSVLALIVFIDFCFYINHVLMHKVRWFWNVHVTHHSSEHMNFSTALRQNFTFALSGSWLFWWIPAALIGFDKNWVLLAIEGNLVYQFFMHTEQVRKLGWLEKFMNTPSHHRVHHGSNPKQIDTNFGGIFIVWDKLFGTFRAEDDAGEIKYGVTRMPAKPYNPFYLQVHDWVDMFKDVWRYKDLRILYKHPDWAQQQYGRQNDIK; via the coding sequence ATGCAGGATGTTCTGCACGCCCTGTTTTTCGTCGTCGCCTTTGGCGGCCTGTTTCTTGGCGTTATGCTGGCGGAATACTGGTATGCCCGCCGTCAGGGAAAAACCGGCATTTACCATGCACGCGAAACCCTCGCCAACCTGACCACCGGCTTTTCCTACAAACTGGTCGATGGTATTGCCATCGCGCTGTTTATTCAGGCGTTCTATTTGTGGGTGTACGACTACGGCCTGCAATGGAATCCGGAGCTGTCTGTTCTCAGCGTGCTGGCGCTGATTGTGTTTATCGACTTCTGCTTTTACATCAACCATGTACTGATGCACAAAGTGCGCTGGTTCTGGAATGTGCATGTTACCCATCATTCGTCTGAACATATGAATTTCTCCACTGCGCTGCGCCAGAACTTTACCTTTGCCCTGTCCGGCTCCTGGCTGTTCTGGTGGATTCCGGCGGCACTGATTGGCTTTGATAAAAACTGGGTTCTGCTCGCCATTGAAGGCAATCTGGTTTATCAGTTTTTTATGCACACCGAGCAGGTGCGTAAGCTCGGCTGGCTGGAAAAATTTATGAATACCCCGTCACACCACCGCGTGCATCACGGCAGCAATCCGAAGCAGATTGATACCAACTTCGGCGGTATTTTTATTGTCTGGGACAAACTGTTCGGTACTTTCCGGGCAGAAGATGACGCCGGCGAGATTAAATACGGCGTCACCCGCATGCCTGCCAAACCTTACAATCCCTTTTATTTACAGGTACACGATTGGGTCGACATGTTTAAGGACGTGTGGCGCTATAAAGATCTGCGGATTCTCTACAAACACCCCGACTGGGCACAGCAGCAATACGGCCGGCAGAATGATATAAAGTGA
- a CDS encoding GGDEF domain-containing protein codes for MNNTPDASQEATQGAAVVTVLNSLDALIYVADMSTYELLFINDYARQKWGEPGNKRCWEYLQKDQQGPCTFCTNHKLLDEQQQPTGVYVWEFQNTQNKHWYQCRDEAIRWIDGRLVRIEIATDISDRKRMEQELEAARREAEYLAGTDALTRLNNRRAFFKLGEQVLKEAQRFGRPTSIIMFDLDHFKQINDTWGHSAGDAVLQRVATLAEATIRNADILARIGGEEFAILLPQTDMPQARILAERIRQTLDSDTLLINGTDIHVQASFGISSCEHCDDLTLAGLLNIADEQLYLSKQHGRNRISVHQISKP; via the coding sequence ATGAACAACACCCCGGACGCCTCACAAGAGGCGACTCAGGGGGCTGCCGTTGTCACCGTTCTGAACAGCCTTGATGCACTGATTTATGTCGCCGACATGTCGACCTATGAGCTGCTTTTCATCAACGATTATGCCCGCCAGAAATGGGGCGAACCCGGTAACAAACGCTGCTGGGAATATCTGCAGAAAGATCAGCAGGGCCCCTGTACGTTCTGCACCAATCATAAACTGCTGGATGAACAGCAGCAGCCAACCGGGGTATACGTCTGGGAATTCCAGAACACTCAGAACAAGCACTGGTATCAGTGTCGCGATGAAGCCATCCGCTGGATCGATGGTCGTCTGGTACGTATTGAAATTGCGACCGATATCTCCGACCGAAAACGTATGGAGCAGGAACTGGAAGCAGCCCGCCGCGAAGCTGAATATCTGGCCGGCACCGATGCCCTGACCCGGCTGAATAACCGCCGCGCCTTTTTTAAACTGGGCGAACAGGTTCTGAAAGAGGCACAGCGCTTTGGTCGCCCGACGTCCATCATCATGTTTGACCTCGACCACTTTAAGCAGATCAACGATACCTGGGGACACAGTGCCGGTGATGCCGTCTTACAAAGGGTTGCAACGCTGGCCGAAGCAACCATAAGGAATGCGGACATTCTGGCCCGTATTGGCGGCGAAGAGTTTGCCATCCTGCTGCCACAGACCGATATGCCGCAGGCACGCATACTGGCCGAGCGCATCCGCCAGACGCTGGACAGCGATACCCTGTTAATCAACGGCACAGACATTCATGTTCAGGCAAGTTTTGGCATCAGCAGCTGCGAGCATTGCGACGATCTGACGCTGGCCGGCCTGCTGAATATTGCCGATGAACAGCTCTACCTTTCCAAACAGCATGGTCGCAACCGTATATCGGTACACCAGATCAGCAAGCCTTAA